The Candidatus Lernaella stagnicola sequence TTGCACTTTCGCGCGATCTGCTTATGTTAGGGTCGCTGAATCCGGGAATCCTTGCCCCCAACGTGAGCTTTTCCCGCAAATGGATATCTTAAGAATGAACCGGAGGGCTCTTATGCCTTTGTCAAAAATTCGCAATATCGGCATCGTGGCGCACATCGATGCCGGCAAAACGACGGTCACCGAACGTGCGCTGTTCTACACCGGCACCACGCGGCGCATGGGTGAAGTGCACGACGGCAAGGCCACCATGGACTTCATGAAGCAGGAGCAGGAGCGGGGCATCACCATCGCCTCGGCTGCGATCACCTGCAAGTGGAACGGCCACACGGTCAACATCATCGACACGCCCGGGCACGTCGACTTCACCCTCGAGGTGGAGCGCAGCCTGCGGGTGCTCGACGGCATCGTAGCGGTGTTTTGCGCCGTGGCGGGTGTCGAGCCGCAGTCGGAAACCGTTTGGAATCAGGCTGAGCACCACCGCGTGCCGCGCATCGCCTTCGTCAACAAGATGGACCGCGAGGGCGCCGATTTCCCCGCCGCGGTGGCCAGCATGGATGAGATTCTCGACGCCAAAGCGTTGCCGTTTCAGATACCGGTCGGCAGCGGCGCAAGCTTCGAAGGGCTGATCGATCTAGTGGCCATGAAGGCGGTGATGTACGAAGAGGAAAAGAAGCTCGTGACCGACATTCCCGAATCCATGTTGGACGAGGCGAACGCGGCGCGGACGAAGCTCATCGAAACCTTGGCCGACTTCGACGACGAACTGGCCGAGATCTACCTCGAAGATCAACCGATCCCCGAGGATTCGATTTGGAACGTGGCGCGCCGCGCCCTGATCGCCGATATGTTCACGCCGGCTTTCTGTGGCTCGGCGTACAAAAACAAGGGCATTACGCCGCTGCTGGACGCGGTGGTCAAGCTGCTGCCCTCCCCGTTGGACGCGGGGGCGGTGATGGGCGACGACGTCGAGGATCCCTCTCGCTCCCACAAGCGCAACCCGACGGTGAATGACCCGTTTTCGGCCCTGGCGTTCAAAATCATCCACGACCCCTACGTGGGCCAGCAAACCTTTATTCGGGTGTATTCCGGCAGCCTGGAAACGGGCGACAAGGTGTTCAACCCGCGGCGTCGCAAGACCGAGCGCGTCGGGCGCATCATGCGCATCCGCGCTCGCGAACGTGAGGACATCAGCCGCGCCGAAGCGGGCGACATCGTGGCGCTGGTCGGCATGAAAAGCACCGTTACGGGCGATACGCTTTGCGACCCGAACAACCCGCTGATGTACGAATCGATTCGCCAGCCGCGGCCGGTGATTTCGATCAGCATCTCGGCGCCGTCCACCAAGGAAGTGGAAAAGCTCGGGGTCGCGCTGAACAAGCTGGCGCTCGAGGACCCCTCGTTCACGGTGACTTTCGATAGCGAGACGAAGGAAACGGTCGTGGCCGGCATGGGCGAACTGCACCTGCAGATCATCGTCGACCGGTTGAAGACCGAATTCAGCGTCGAAGCCGTGGTCGGCGAGCCGAAAGTGGCTTTCCGGCAGACGATCGCTCGCGAGACGCGCCTCAATTACCGCCTGGCCAAGCAATCGGGCGGGCGCGGGCAGTTTGCGCAAATTCTGTTCCGGCTCGAGCCCAACCCCGGCGGTGGATTCGCGTTCGAAGACCACACGAAGGGCGGCGTGATCCCGGTCGAATTCATGCCCGCCATCGAACGCGGTTTCCGCGAAGTGATGGAAAGCGGCCTCGACTTCCCGGTGATCGACATCAAGTGCGTGGTTGTGGACGGCAAGGCGCATGCGGTCGACTCGTCGGATATGGCCTTCAAGATCGCCGCCATGCAGGGCTTCAAGGAAGCGTTCCCGAAAGCGGGGCCGGTGCTGCTCGAGCCGATCATGAAGATCGAGATCGCCACGCCGGACGATCACATCGGCGACGTAACCGGCGATTTATCGCAGCGGCGCGGACAAATCAGCAATATGCGTCGTTTTCGCAAGGGCTCGCAGAAGCTCGTGGGCCGCGTGCCGTTGGCGGCGATGTTCGGTTACGCGACGGACTTGCGTTCGATGTCCAGCGGCCGCGCCAACTACTCGATGGAATTCCTCGAGTACGCCGCGGTGCCCGCCGAAGTGGAAGCCAAAATCCGCAAAGCGGAAGCCGAATCCAAGAAGTAACGGTCGTCTTATCCGAAAAAAAAGCCGGGCTGATCAGCCCGGCTTTTCTCATTTTCTTCGCAGGTAGGACGCTGCTCGACTACTTCACGCACCGGAAGCCGAGGTTGGCGTAGCGGCCTTCCAGGTCACCGGCGAAGCGGTTGGAGACGCGGTTGTTGTCGAAGCCCGAGTACCAACTGCCGCCGCGCTTAACGTTGTAGGTCCCCGAGGCGGGACCGGTCGGGTCGGCGGCCGGGCTGCTCGCGTAGTAGCCGTCATCGTACCAGTCGTTCGTGAGTTCCCACACGTTGCCGTGCATGTCCCGCAAGCCGAAGGCGTTGACGCCCTTTTGCCCCGCCGGGCGCGTGCGGCTGCCCGCGTTGTAGATGTCCCACGCCACGCCATTGAGACAGGCTGCGTCGTCGCCGCAATGGTATTTGGTGGCGGTGCCGGCCCGGGCGGCGTATTCCCACTCGGCTTCGGTCGGCAAGCGCCCGCCCAGTGCGGCGCAGGCGTCTTTGGCTTCCTGCCAAGTGACGAACTCGACGGGGCACTCGAGGCAATCGTTGTACCACGCGGGGTTGTCAGCGGTCAGCTTG is a genomic window containing:
- the fusA gene encoding elongation factor G, producing the protein MPLSKIRNIGIVAHIDAGKTTVTERALFYTGTTRRMGEVHDGKATMDFMKQEQERGITIASAAITCKWNGHTVNIIDTPGHVDFTLEVERSLRVLDGIVAVFCAVAGVEPQSETVWNQAEHHRVPRIAFVNKMDREGADFPAAVASMDEILDAKALPFQIPVGSGASFEGLIDLVAMKAVMYEEEKKLVTDIPESMLDEANAARTKLIETLADFDDELAEIYLEDQPIPEDSIWNVARRALIADMFTPAFCGSAYKNKGITPLLDAVVKLLPSPLDAGAVMGDDVEDPSRSHKRNPTVNDPFSALAFKIIHDPYVGQQTFIRVYSGSLETGDKVFNPRRRKTERVGRIMRIRAREREDISRAEAGDIVALVGMKSTVTGDTLCDPNNPLMYESIRQPRPVISISISAPSTKEVEKLGVALNKLALEDPSFTVTFDSETKETVVAGMGELHLQIIVDRLKTEFSVEAVVGEPKVAFRQTIARETRLNYRLAKQSGGRGQFAQILFRLEPNPGGGFAFEDHTKGGVIPVEFMPAIERGFREVMESGLDFPVIDIKCVVVDGKAHAVDSSDMAFKIAAMQGFKEAFPKAGPVLLEPIMKIEIATPDDHIGDVTGDLSQRRGQISNMRRFRKGSQKLVGRVPLAAMFGYATDLRSMSSGRANYSMEFLEYAAVPAEVEAKIRKAEAESKK